One window of Pedobacter faecalis genomic DNA carries:
- a CDS encoding MotA/TolQ/ExbB proton channel family protein, protein MFTLLQAATDTANQIIDTANALTQTVATPPEELRFIDLLFKGGWVMIPLAALAFLGLVIFVERYITIRKASRMESNLMLQIKQYIHDGRLENAIALCRNNNSPLARMLEKGLKRIGRPIKDIEAAIENNGKLEVSKLEKNINILGIIAGIAPMLGFVGTIIGVITIFHDVSIKGAIEIGTISGGLYTKMITSATGLIIGIIAYVLYHILNMMVERIILRMETDAIEFIDLLEEPGK, encoded by the coding sequence TTGATACGGCCAATGCCTTAACACAAACTGTCGCAACACCGCCGGAAGAGCTGAGATTTATTGATTTACTTTTTAAAGGCGGATGGGTTATGATCCCGCTTGCCGCTCTGGCGTTTCTTGGGTTAGTTATTTTCGTTGAACGTTATATTACAATAAGGAAGGCGTCGAGGATGGAGTCTAACCTTATGCTGCAGATCAAACAATACATACATGATGGCAGGCTGGAGAATGCCATTGCACTTTGCCGTAACAACAACTCTCCTCTTGCAAGGATGTTGGAAAAAGGATTAAAACGAATCGGAAGACCAATAAAGGATATAGAAGCTGCCATTGAGAACAACGGCAAACTTGAAGTCTCCAAGCTCGAAAAAAACATCAATATTTTAGGTATTATCGCAGGTATAGCACCTATGCTTGGATTCGTAGGAACGATTATTGGGGTAATTACTATCTTTCATGACGTTTCCATCAAAGGCGCAATTGAAATAGGAACCATTTCAGGCGGATTATACACCAAGATGATCACATCAGCCACCGGGTTAATCATTGGTATCATCGCCTATGTACTGTACCACATTCTAAATATGATGGTGGAGCGTATCATCCTCCGGATGGAGACCGATGCCATCGAATTTATTGATCTACTTGAGGAGCCTGGGAAATAA
- a CDS encoding ExbD/TolR family protein — translation MNLRKRNKGTVEVHTSALNDIMFFLLLFFLLASAVVNPEVVKLLLPRSESGQQSSAQKTVTVSIDEDLNYFVEKQRTTLEDLQANIETYQRVSPDLTIVLYVARGVSIENTMLVFDVANKLKLKVVLAVEPKK, via the coding sequence ATGAATCTACGTAAAAGAAATAAAGGGACTGTAGAGGTACACACTTCAGCATTAAATGACATCATGTTCTTTTTATTGCTGTTTTTTCTTCTTGCATCGGCTGTAGTTAACCCTGAAGTAGTGAAATTGCTGTTGCCTCGCTCTGAGTCGGGCCAACAATCTTCAGCGCAAAAAACCGTTACTGTTTCTATAGATGAAGATTTAAACTACTTCGTAGAAAAACAGCGTACCACTTTAGAAGATCTTCAGGCGAATATAGAGACATATCAGCGTGTATCTCCCGACCTTACCATAGTACTGTACGTGGCGAGAGGTGTTTCTATAGAGAATACCATGCTCGTTTTTGATGTTGCCAACAAATTGAAACTCAAAGTAGTACTTGCTGTCGAACCGAAAAAATAA
- a CDS encoding energy transducer TonB has translation MAYYKEENNYPKALAISSGIMAALLLLSIFIVIGKFEPVEAGMGGIVVNYGTSVEGMGTDYTSIEEPSADPNANQKAPDKVVTTEPTPQQPTSENSDKEIVTQNTEEAVSVNTKTNSKSSTVSPTTEKKSDAPVINQNALYKGKANKGTGSGDGTGSTPGNQGDRDGDPLSNNYGEGGSGFGETPIALRRFTNLVLPRDDGQKTGKIAVRIQVNKAGVVVGAVPGVKGTTLNDRELWQKCKEAVMGARLSAAENAPELQIGVVVFNFKVK, from the coding sequence ATGGCATACTATAAAGAAGAGAATAACTATCCTAAGGCCTTAGCCATATCTTCAGGAATAATGGCCGCCCTGCTCCTGTTGAGCATATTTATTGTTATAGGGAAATTTGAGCCTGTGGAAGCAGGTATGGGAGGGATTGTTGTGAATTACGGAACTTCTGTAGAGGGCATGGGGACGGACTATACCAGTATCGAGGAACCCTCGGCCGATCCGAATGCGAATCAAAAGGCTCCAGACAAAGTGGTGACGACCGAGCCAACGCCTCAGCAGCCTACTTCGGAAAATAGCGACAAAGAAATTGTAACCCAGAATACGGAAGAAGCCGTAAGTGTGAATACAAAAACCAATAGCAAAAGTTCCACGGTGTCTCCAACCACGGAGAAAAAGTCAGACGCTCCCGTGATCAATCAAAATGCCCTTTATAAGGGAAAGGCCAACAAGGGAACCGGATCTGGCGACGGAACTGGCTCTACACCTGGTAATCAGGGCGACCGTGACGGCGACCCGCTTTCCAACAACTATGGCGAAGGTGGATCTGGCTTTGGAGAGACTCCTATTGCATTAAGGAGATTTACAAACCTGGTCCTGCCGCGTGATGATGGACAAAAAACCGGAAAAATTGCCGTGAGAATCCAGGTGAATAAGGCAGGTGTAGTGGTTGGCGCTGTTCCTGGTGTGAAAGGCACGACGTTAAACGACCGCGAACTATGGCAGAAATGTAAGGAAGCCGTCATGGGCGCACGATTGTCTGCCGCTGAAAATGCACCGGAGCTGCAAATAGGCGTAGTAGTATTCAATTTCAAGGTCAAATAA
- a CDS encoding bifunctional folylpolyglutamate synthase/dihydrofolate synthase, with the protein MDYEQTVDYLYSKLPMFTKVGSIAIKKDLHNIRSLCSRLNNPQSRFKSIHVGGTNGKGSTSHMLAAILQTAGYKTGLYTSPHLKDFRERIKVDGKMIGKQSVTNFITENRSFIETIEPSFFEVTVAMAFSYFAQEQVDVAIIEVGLGGRLDSTNIIMPELSVITNISLDHTSILGDTLKEIAYEKAGIIKPWIPAVIGESHPETDEVFERKANDAHAELHFADRHMQVERVTKAADFMDVAVAYASSMKELRLDLTGSYQLKNILTVLQSVEIMRTKGFQISDEALHYSLQHVKEITGLQGRWQKLGDHPLIFCDTGHNVAGISEIVTNIKALSYTNLHMVIGMVKDKDITGVLKLLPKDAIYYFCHPQLERALDSTELGAIAERYGLNGESYGSVQDAVRAAKTNAQKSDLIFIGGSTFVVAEAL; encoded by the coding sequence ATGGATTACGAACAGACGGTTGACTACTTATATAGTAAATTGCCTATGTTCACCAAGGTGGGTAGCATAGCGATAAAGAAAGATCTCCACAACATTCGAAGCCTTTGCTCAAGGCTTAACAATCCTCAAAGTCGCTTTAAGAGCATCCACGTCGGTGGTACAAACGGCAAAGGCTCAACTTCTCATATGTTAGCCGCCATACTTCAAACGGCTGGTTATAAAACTGGCTTGTACACTTCCCCCCATCTTAAAGACTTCCGGGAAAGGATAAAAGTGGACGGCAAGATGATCGGAAAGCAATCCGTCACCAATTTTATCACCGAAAACAGGAGCTTTATTGAAACCATTGAACCGTCTTTTTTTGAAGTTACCGTTGCTATGGCCTTCTCCTACTTTGCGCAGGAGCAGGTAGATGTGGCCATCATAGAGGTCGGCCTGGGTGGGCGCCTTGACTCCACAAATATCATTATGCCCGAGTTATCCGTTATTACAAACATCAGTTTAGACCACACCAGCATTCTAGGGGATACATTAAAGGAAATAGCCTATGAGAAAGCTGGAATCATAAAACCTTGGATTCCTGCTGTAATTGGGGAATCACATCCTGAAACCGATGAGGTATTTGAGCGGAAAGCGAATGACGCCCATGCAGAACTACATTTTGCTGACAGGCATATGCAGGTTGAGCGTGTTACAAAGGCGGCTGACTTTATGGATGTAGCTGTTGCCTATGCATCTTCCATGAAGGAACTGCGCCTCGACCTGACCGGCAGCTACCAGTTAAAAAACATCCTCACCGTCTTGCAATCAGTAGAGATCATGCGAACGAAAGGCTTTCAGATAAGCGATGAAGCCTTACATTATAGTCTACAGCATGTCAAAGAAATTACGGGCCTGCAAGGAAGGTGGCAGAAGTTAGGTGATCATCCCCTGATATTCTGCGATACGGGTCATAATGTAGCAGGGATAAGCGAAATCGTTACCAATATCAAGGCTTTATCTTACACCAACCTCCATATGGTGATCGGAATGGTGAAAGACAAAGATATCACTGGAGTGCTGAAACTGCTGCCCAAAGATGCCATCTATTATTTTTGTCATCCTCAACTTGAACGTGCTTTAGATTCAACCGAACTAGGAGCTATCGCCGAGCGCTACGGCCTTAATGGAGAATCATATGGCAGCGTTCAGGACGCAGTAAGAGCAGCCAAAACAAACGCGCAAAAATCCGATCTCATCTTTATTGGGGGCAGCACCTTTGTAGTGGCAGAAGCACTATAA